A window of Aurantibacillus circumpalustris genomic DNA:
TCGGCTGTTAAACCCATATTCCAGTACCAATCAGCATGTTCTTTTGCGATGGTAGGATTTGGAATAACACGCCATCCCCCCATAGGAATTAAACTCATACTTTCTACCCCACCTGCAATCACACAATCGGCGTAACCTGCAGCAATTTTCGCCGATGCTAAAGCGATCGTCTCAAGTCCAGATGCACAATAACGATTCACAGTCATACCTGAAACTTTATCAGTATTTAAAGAGAGAAGAGAAATTATTCTGCCCACATTTAAACCTTGTTCTGCCTCTGGCATAGCGTTTCCAACCATCACGTCATCAATGCGTGTATGATCAATTTGTGGAAGAGATGCCACTAAATGTTTGATTACATCAGATGCAAGATCATCCGGACGCGTGAAACGAAACCCACCTCGGCTTGCCTTTCCAACTGCACTTCTAAAACCAGCTACAATATATGCTTTCATGTTTTTAATGTTTATTTTAATATTTTGTTCAACTAACTTATTAGAAATGTTTTAATTTCTGAGCACTTTTCCCCCGTTTATAATACTATGCAGACGTTCCATTGTTTTTCGCTCAGTGCACAAGGACACAAAAGCCTCTCTTTCTAAGTCCAACAAATACTGTTCACTAACCATAGTTGGCTGCGATAAATCTCCACCGGCAATCACATAGCCTAACTTTTGTGAAATTTTTAAATCGTGTTCGCTCATATAATTTCCGCTGTACATAGAATTAGCGCCAACGTAAACCAAACCCAATGCTTGATTACCGAGTACACGAATATCGTTACGTGGAACAGGTTTTGTATAACCCTTTTCTGCAAGCAACAGACACTCTGCTTTAGCCACACTTAATTGACGGGCTCTTGAAATAACAACCTTATCAATTCCTTTTCTTAAAATACCTAGATTAAATGCTTCGTAAGCTGAAGTAGAAACCTTTGCTTGACCAATAGTTAAGAATTTTTCCCTGAAAATATTTAATTCTACATCTCCTTCATGCAAAGAATCAGATAAACGAACAGCAAATTCTTTTGTACCACCACCACCAGGAATAACACCAACACCAAACTCTACCAATCCAATATAGGATTCCGCATGTGCTACTACCATATCCGCATGAAGACTGATCTCACAACTCCCACCTAAGGTTAAATTGTGTGGTGCAACAACAACCGGTATAGAAGAATATCGCACTCGCATGATTGTATTTTGAAATGTTTTTACTGCCATGTTTAACTCATCCCATTCCTGCTCTGCAGCCATCATGAAAATCATTCCAACATTTGCACCAGCAGAAAAATTAGCTCCTTCATTACTAATGACTAATCCTTTATATTCTTTTTCCGCCAAATCAATCGCTTTATTAATGCCCGCTAACACTTCTCCGCCAATCGTATTCATTTTTGTATGAAATTCACAATTCAGAATTCCATCACCCAAATCGATAATAGTTACACCGCTATTTTTCCAAATAGTTTTTGTTGCGCGAATAGTATCTAAAGAAATAAATTCTTCTGTACCAGGTATTATTTTATAAGTTTTACTAACCACATCATAAAAGAAACGTTTACCGTCTTCAACCTTATAAAAAGATATATTACCTGCTTTTAAGAAATCGTAAATCCAAGCTGCTGGTTTATTTCCAGAAGTGTCCATAATTTTCACAGCCGCTTCTACGCCTATTGCATCCCAATATTCAAAAGGACCTAAATCCCAGCCAAATCCAGCTTTCAGAGCGTCATCAATTCTATACAACTCGTCAGCAATCTCAGGAATGCGATTTGATACATATTGAAATAAGCCTGCAAAGGTTGCACGATAAAATTCTCCTGCCTTATCTTTACCGCTTACTAAAACCTTTACGCGTTCTCTTAAATTATCAATCGGCTTGGTTAATTCAAGCGTAGTAAATTTTACTTTCTGTTGTGCCTTGTACTCTAATGTTTTTAAATCTAAAACAAGAATTTCTGTTTTACCTTCTTTTGTTTTTGTCTTTTTATAGAAACCTTGCCCAGTTTTATCGCCGAACCATTTATTCTCGGCCATTTTTTTTAAGTACTCTGGCAATGCAAATAAATCATTTGCCTCATCATTTGGAACACCTTTTTTTAATCCATTGGCTACGTTAATCATAGTATCTAATCCCACAACATCGCTTGTGCGAAAGGTTGCAGACTTTGGTCTACCCAAAACAGGACCGGTTAACTTATCAACCTCTTCAATAGTTAAATCCATCTTTTCAACTAAGTGTAATAAGGACATAATTCCATAAACACCCACACGGTTTGCTATAAACGCAGGAGTATCCTTAGCTAATACAGTAGTTTTACCAAGAAACTTTTCACCATACTCCATCAAAAATGAAACTACCTCAGGTTGAGTATGAGGCGTTGGAATAATTTCTAATAATTTCAAATAACGTGGTGGGTTAAAAAAATGGGTCCCACAAAAATTATTTTTAAAATCTTCGCTTCTACCTTCAGCCATTAAATTAATAGGGATCCCAGAGGTGTTAGAAGTTATCAGCGTACCTGGCTTTCTGAACTTTTCAACTTGGTCGTATACTTTCTTTTTAATGTCAAGATTTTCAACAACAACTTCAATCGTCCAGTCGCAGCTTGAAATTTTAGATAAATCATCATCAAAATTCCCGGTACTTATTCTGCTGGTAAATTCCTTTAAATAAATAGGCGATGGATTTGACTTCAATGCAAATTGAAGGGCTTCATTTACAATACGGTTACGAACCGCTTTACTTTCCAAGTTTAGACCCTTTGCTTTTTCTAGATCGTTTGGTTCTTTTGGAACAATGTCCAGCAAAAGTACTTCACATCCGATATTGGCGAAATGGCAAGCAATTCTGCTTCCCATCACCCCAGAACCTAAGACTGCAACTTTCTGAATTAATCTTTTCATTTTTTGAATTTTAATTTTTTATAAGTTTATTTCTGTGTTCCGCCAATGCGGTTATCTCATCCATCGTTTTAAAAAAATCATCCACTTTGTTTTTACCTATTTTAACTTCTACTAAGTGATTAAAATTTCTCACAACATTCTTTGCTAATTCTTTCGCTGCTTTTCCTTTAGTTGTCAAAACAATTTTCATTTTTCTCCCATCTTCTTTATCCGGAATTCGCTGGATTAGTTTTTTCTTTTCCAACGACAACGTAATTCGAGAAAGCGAGGTGCTTTCCATTCCAAGAAGGGGAGCTAGATCTGATCCATAAATTCCATCATGGCTATCGATGTTCAGCAAAAAATGTCCCATAGATATTGTAAGGTCATGTAATGACGCTTCTGCATTATACATTCTGCTGACCACCTGCCAAGCCGTCTTTAATTTAGAATCAACTGTTTCTGTATGTTTTTTACTCATGTCAAAAACAAATATAGACTTTTATATTATGCGCGCATAATATTTTGTGATTTATTTTAAAGTGCATTTTCCGAACGATAAATTTTATCATAAGCATCCTTATTACCATTTAAAATAATTTTACGCTTTAATGATAACTTTGGGGTCATTTCTCCCTTTTCAATCGTCCATTCGTCAGACAGTAATTCTATTTTCTTTATACGTTCGTGCTGCGAAAGATCTTTGTTTACTATTTCCACTTCTTTCATAACACGTGCTCTGACTTGTTCGTTTTTAATAATATCGAATGAATTCGTATAAGGGATGTTGTGTTTTTCGCACCAAGTTTTTATAAAGGCGAAAGCTGGAACAACAAAGGCAGCAGGAAACTTTTCGTTTTCACCAATTACCATTGCTTGTTCAATAAATCTGCTTCCTTTTAGTTTATTCTCAGTAATTTGTGGTGTAATATATTTACCTCCTGAGGTTTTAAACATTTCCTTTTTACGATCGGTAATTTTTAAAAATTTATTATCAACCAAAGTGCCGATGTCTCCAGTATGAAACCAACCATCTGAATCAATAACTTCTGCGGTTAAATCAGGCCGATTGTAATAACCCATCATCACGTTTGGTCCTTTTACGCAAATTTCTCCCTCATCAGAAAATTTTACTTGCACATTTGAGACAATCGGTCCAACTGTACCAATCATTATGTTTTCATCTGCATAATTATTTACGGCGACAACTGGTGATGTTTCCGTTAATCCATAACCTTCTAATATTTTTATTCGCGCGGCGTGAAACACACGGGCTAAAGGTATTTGAAGAGCTGAGCCACCAGAAACAATTGCTACAATATTTCCGCCCAAGGCTTCCCGCCATTTACTGAAAACTAATTTATTTACGATTTTTAATTGAAATTCGTACCACCAACCATTGGCTCCATGTTGTTCATATTTTAAGCCAAGTTTAAGAGCCCAAAAGAAAAACACCCGTTTAATTCCTTCTAACTGAGTACCAGTTGCCACAATTTTTTCATACACCTTTTCAAGTAAACGGGGAACTGTCACAAAAATATGAGGCTTTACTTCTTTTAAATTTTCGCCAATTTTTTCAAGACTTTCGGCATAATATACCGACATACCTCTACTGATATACAAATAAGAAAGCATACGTTCATAAACGTGATTTAATGGCAGGAAGCTCAATGCCCGCCAATCACTCTCGAACGGACAAAGATCTTTACATGCCAAAACATTACTTACAAAATTATTGTGTGATAACATCACTCCTTTAGGATTACCTGTAGTGCCTGAGGTGTAAATTAAGGTTGCGAGATCAGAATTTTTTATTGATTTCTTAATAGCCTCTAATTTTTCAACTTGAGGATTCTTTTTACCTATCGCAATAAGCTCTTGGATGTTTCTTAAGCCTTTAATTTTTGGAATGGAAAAAATCTCTATAACACTTGAATTGGCAGCACAGCTTTTCACTCTCTCATAAATTTCTTCATTAGCTACGAAAAAATACTTTATATCAGCGTCACCAATAACATGTTTAAGATCATGTTCACTAATGGTTGGATACAATGGTGTGTTAATTGTACCAGTTTGGGAACAGGCATAATCAATAAAATTCCACTCCGGGCGATTATTAGAAATAAGTCCAATTTTATCACCTCGCTGAATACCAATATCTAAAAATGCATAACTCAGTGCATTAACTGTATCAATATACTCGTCGGTACTGTATTTCCTCCACACACCATTCTCTTTTGCAGCCAAGGTATCTGACTTTGCTGGCAATTTTTTCAGATGGTGTAAAAAATCAAAAAGACGAAAGTTTTCTATTGAATCCATAACTTAGTTTTTTAGAATACTCATGCATAAAAAATACTATGCACGCATAAAAATAATGTATATTTGTATTAAATCAAAATTATTTTAGGATGAAAGACAAGAACGAGTTAAATCATTTGCTAAAAATTAATTTTCCGATTATTATGGCTCCTATGTTTTTAGTGAGCAATCTTGAAATGATGAAAGCAGGAATACGCGCAGGTATTATGTCCACTTTTCCATCATTAAACTACCGGAAAGACGGTGAACTTGAAAAGGTACTCGACGAACTTAATGCCTATTGTAAACTTCATAGTGGTAGTTATGGGGTTAACATCATTGTACAAAAATCAAATCCTTTGTCCCTTAAACATACAAAAATTTGTCTCGAAAAACAAGTTCCTTTTTTTATTACATCGTTAGGCAATCCTAAAGATGTGATTGATGGCGCTCATGCATACGGAGGAAAGGTATTCTGTGATGTTACCAACCTAGTGCATGCAAAAAAATGTGTAGATGTAAATTGCGATGGATTTATAGCTGTGGGTCAGGGTGCTGGTGGACATGCAGGACCAAACCCCTTGCAAGTTTTGATTCCAGCTCTCAAAGAAATTTTTCCGAATACGCCAATTGTTGCGGCAGGTGGTATTACTAATGGCGCCGGACTCTTATCGGTTCAGGTATTAGGTGCAAGTGGCGCATCGATTGGTACCCGCTTCATTGCAAGCACAGAAGCTGGTGTAAATGATAATTACAAAAATGCAGTAGTGAGCTCAGGAATGGACGATATTGTTATGACCACGAAGTTATCTGGCACCCCCTGCGCGGTTATTAATAACGATGCAGCAAAAAAAATGGGTTACACCCAAAACTGGCTTGAAAAATGGCTCAGTTCAAATCAACAAACAAAAAAATGGTTTAAAATGCTGGTTCAGATAAGAGGGATGAAAAAACTTGAAAAATCGGTACTACCTAACAATTACCAGAGTTTATGGACAGCTGGAAAATCATCTGAACTGGTTCACGACATTATTTCTTGTGAAGAAATTGTAAATCGTATTAAACAAGAACATGAGAAAATTCTGAAAGAACTGTCCCATTTAATTTAAAATAAGAAATTGTTAAGCCCTGAGTTTAAGCTGCGCTAACTTGAAGGCAATAATTTTGAATTCTTAAAATTCTACTATCGTATTTGTACGATTTTTTTTACTAAGAATTTACCATCCGCAAAAAAGTTTGAATAACTCCTTTGAAGGTGCGCGTAAATTTCATGATCTATTTCATTGAGAGAATCAAAATTTTTCGAGAAATAGGACTTAAGATCTATCTCTGATACTAATTTTTTTCGGAACACTTTCTCCACTCGAACTTCGTTATCAGACTTTTTTGCACCCTTTAATGTTACTTTATAATAATGCAAACGTACTTCTAATTCATTTTTTGCAATAGCTTTGAGGTTACTTAGATTAAGAAATCTATTATGAACAGCAATGTATTCCTTAGATGTCATGTAGGGATTTACTGACTTTGTAAGGGTGCTAATTTCGTTCGATAGCTCACGTATGTGCTGTTTTAGAACATTGATTTCGTTTGAACTTGACATAAATACAGAATTAAAATTACTATGGTTCAAGTTAGCTACTTTAGAGGCAAAAGCTCGATTTTGAAGATTAGAATTACCTTAGAATTTCGGTTTAAACAATATCTATGACAAGTGGTTAAAAGACAATTCAAAGGACGTTCCTTTACCCTTAGCCGTTTCTAAAGAAATGGAAGCATTATGTAGCTGAATGATTTTTTTAGTTAACGCTAAACCAATACCATTACCTTTTGTTTCTGAAGTAGAATTTGCTCGGTAAAAAGGTTCAAACACAAGGGCGCTTTCTTCTTTCGATAATCCTATTCCAGTATCTGTAAATCTTACGAGCAGGTCTTCATCCTTACTAAAAAGTAAAAAAACATTACAGGTAGTGTTGGCACTAAATTTGCAGGCGTTATCTATTAAATTAGTAAATGCTATTGTTAAAAGTGCTTCGTTTCCTTTAATTAAAAGCTTATTCGCGTCTTCGGGCATGCTATCCAGATGAATATTTACTTTGTAATCAGGTCGTGTTCGTTGAAAATAATCCCGACTAAACCATAAAAGATCATCTATTCGTAAATCCGATAATTGAATTACATTTTCATAATTCAACCGCGCGTACTCCATTAAGTCGTGGGTTGTACGGTTTAAATTTTTTATATCTTCTAAAATAGAACCGAGAATGCCTTTATATTCGTCAACACTTCTCTCGTTAATTAAACTTACCTGTAATTGAGAAGTAATTGACGCGAGTGGATTTTTCAATTCATGAGAGGCGCCGCTTACAAAAAGCTTTTGCAATTTGAAAGCATTTTCTATACGATCAAGAAGTGTATTGAACGTCTTAATCAACTGTCCAATTTCATCATTATTTTTACCTAAGTTTAAACGCGTGTCCAGTTTATCGGCATTTAAAGCATTTACTTGATCAACTACTTTTGAAAGTGGTCTGAGTGCTCTACCAGCGTATATCCAACCACTATATGCTGCTATTGAAATAATCACAACAAAAAGTGTAGCCAACATATTTCTTAAATAAATAAGTTTATTTTCTCCAAACTCATTCATAGCACCGGCAAAAATCACAAAATGAGTTTGCTCATCATTGTATACAATTCCCAAAATTTTAAAATTGCCCTGTTCAAATTCTATTCTGTTAGTAGACTTTATCTCATCAAACAATTCTTTGTCAATATCAAAGTCTAATGAATCATTACTCGTGTATATTTCAAAATTCCTATCATTGTAGATACTAATATTTTCATAGGGCAACTTATCTCGTTGCGTCCTGTCGAGGATGCGCTGCATGGTTGAATCAATCTGCTGAACAGAGATAAATATTTCAGCAGATGTTTTGGCTTTATTTTCTAAACGCTGGTAAAACTCGTCCTTTATATATGTATATGAAGAATAATAAACAACACTAAATCCAAAAAGAATAATTAGAATTACTACGATTATAAACTGCAGAGTTAGTTTTGTTCTTATTTGCATTTTAAGGCTCTTCTCTAAAAATATAACCTATACCTTTTTTGGTATGAATTAGTTTTACAGGAAAATCTTTATCAATTTTATTTCTTAGGTAACTAACATACACTTCAATAATATTAGTTCCGGTATCAAAATTCAAATCCCAAACCTTTTCCGATATTTCTTCTTTTGAAACAACCCTATGCTTATTTCGCATAAAAAACTCTAATAAAGCGTACTCCTTAGCAGTAAGCACAATTAATTTATCATCCCTTCTCACTTCTTTCGAATCTAAATCCAACTTAACATTCGAATAAACTAATTCTTTGTTTGCACCAGAAATATTTCTTGTTCTGTTCATCGAAACTTTAATGCGCGCTAAAAGCTCATCAAAATCAAAAGGTTTCACAAGATAATCATCACTACCAGCATCAAAGCCCTTAATCTTATCTGAAGTTAAACCCAAAGCTGTAAGCATAATAACGGGTGTGAAATTTCTACTTTCTCTTAGTTTTTGGCAAAACTCTAAACCACTAATTTTAGGAATAATTATATCGGTAATGATTAAATCAAAGATTTGTGAATTGGTAAGTTTAAGCGCCTGCTCACCATCATAAGCTATTTGAACTTCATAGCCTTTTTCTTTCAATCCTTTCTGAAGGATATTAGCTGTTTTAACTTCGTCTTCTACTACAAGCAACTTCATTCCGTAAATTTACTCTATAGCTACGTATTTTTTACATTAAAAAAGCCTTAGAAATTGGTGTTTTTAGTGTTTTATTGTCAAATAGGATCGAAAACTTGAGGTTTAGAAAAAACATATTTAGGATTA
This region includes:
- a CDS encoding MarR family winged helix-turn-helix transcriptional regulator, translated to MSKKHTETVDSKLKTAWQVVSRMYNAEASLHDLTISMGHFLLNIDSHDGIYGSDLAPLLGMESTSLSRITLSLEKKKLIQRIPDKEDGRKMKIVLTTKGKAAKELAKNVVRNFNHLVEVKIGKNKVDDFFKTMDEITALAEHRNKLIKN
- a CDS encoding NAD(P)H-dependent flavin oxidoreductase encodes the protein MKDKNELNHLLKINFPIIMAPMFLVSNLEMMKAGIRAGIMSTFPSLNYRKDGELEKVLDELNAYCKLHSGSYGVNIIVQKSNPLSLKHTKICLEKQVPFFITSLGNPKDVIDGAHAYGGKVFCDVTNLVHAKKCVDVNCDGFIAVGQGAGGHAGPNPLQVLIPALKEIFPNTPIVAAGGITNGAGLLSVQVLGASGASIGTRFIASTEAGVNDNYKNAVVSSGMDDIVMTTKLSGTPCAVINNDAAKKMGYTQNWLEKWLSSNQQTKKWFKMLVQIRGMKKLEKSVLPNNYQSLWTAGKSSELVHDIISCEEIVNRIKQEHEKILKELSHLI
- a CDS encoding 3-hydroxyacyl-CoA dehydrogenase/enoyl-CoA hydratase family protein encodes the protein MKRLIQKVAVLGSGVMGSRIACHFANIGCEVLLLDIVPKEPNDLEKAKGLNLESKAVRNRIVNEALQFALKSNPSPIYLKEFTSRISTGNFDDDLSKISSCDWTIEVVVENLDIKKKVYDQVEKFRKPGTLITSNTSGIPINLMAEGRSEDFKNNFCGTHFFNPPRYLKLLEIIPTPHTQPEVVSFLMEYGEKFLGKTTVLAKDTPAFIANRVGVYGIMSLLHLVEKMDLTIEEVDKLTGPVLGRPKSATFRTSDVVGLDTMINVANGLKKGVPNDEANDLFALPEYLKKMAENKWFGDKTGQGFYKKTKTKEGKTEILVLDLKTLEYKAQQKVKFTTLELTKPIDNLRERVKVLVSGKDKAGEFYRATFAGLFQYVSNRIPEIADELYRIDDALKAGFGWDLGPFEYWDAIGVEAAVKIMDTSGNKPAAWIYDFLKAGNISFYKVEDGKRFFYDVVSKTYKIIPGTEEFISLDTIRATKTIWKNSGVTIIDLGDGILNCEFHTKMNTIGGEVLAGINKAIDLAEKEYKGLVISNEGANFSAGANVGMIFMMAAEQEWDELNMAVKTFQNTIMRVRYSSIPVVVAPHNLTLGGSCEISLHADMVVAHAESYIGLVEFGVGVIPGGGGTKEFAVRLSDSLHEGDVELNIFREKFLTIGQAKVSTSAYEAFNLGILRKGIDKVVISRARQLSVAKAECLLLAEKGYTKPVPRNDIRVLGNQALGLVYVGANSMYSGNYMSEHDLKISQKLGYVIAGGDLSQPTMVSEQYLLDLEREAFVSLCTERKTMERLHSIINGGKVLRN
- a CDS encoding AMP-dependent synthetase/ligase: MDSIENFRLFDFLHHLKKLPAKSDTLAAKENGVWRKYSTDEYIDTVNALSYAFLDIGIQRGDKIGLISNNRPEWNFIDYACSQTGTINTPLYPTISEHDLKHVIGDADIKYFFVANEEIYERVKSCAANSSVIEIFSIPKIKGLRNIQELIAIGKKNPQVEKLEAIKKSIKNSDLATLIYTSGTTGNPKGVMLSHNNFVSNVLACKDLCPFESDWRALSFLPLNHVYERMLSYLYISRGMSVYYAESLEKIGENLKEVKPHIFVTVPRLLEKVYEKIVATGTQLEGIKRVFFFWALKLGLKYEQHGANGWWYEFQLKIVNKLVFSKWREALGGNIVAIVSGGSALQIPLARVFHAARIKILEGYGLTETSPVVAVNNYADENIMIGTVGPIVSNVQVKFSDEGEICVKGPNVMMGYYNRPDLTAEVIDSDGWFHTGDIGTLVDNKFLKITDRKKEMFKTSGGKYITPQITENKLKGSRFIEQAMVIGENEKFPAAFVVPAFAFIKTWCEKHNIPYTNSFDIIKNEQVRARVMKEVEIVNKDLSQHERIKKIELLSDEWTIEKGEMTPKLSLKRKIILNGNKDAYDKIYRSENAL
- a CDS encoding response regulator transcription factor is translated as MKLLVVEDEVKTANILQKGLKEKGYEVQIAYDGEQALKLTNSQIFDLIITDIIIPKISGLEFCQKLRESRNFTPVIMLTALGLTSDKIKGFDAGSDDYLVKPFDFDELLARIKVSMNRTRNISGANKELVYSNVKLDLDSKEVRRDDKLIVLTAKEYALLEFFMRNKHRVVSKEEISEKVWDLNFDTGTNIIEVYVSYLRNKIDKDFPVKLIHTKKGIGYIFREEP
- a CDS encoding sensor histidine kinase; protein product: MQIRTKLTLQFIIVVILIILFGFSVVYYSSYTYIKDEFYQRLENKAKTSAEIFISVQQIDSTMQRILDRTQRDKLPYENISIYNDRNFEIYTSNDSLDFDIDKELFDEIKSTNRIEFEQGNFKILGIVYNDEQTHFVIFAGAMNEFGENKLIYLRNMLATLFVVIISIAAYSGWIYAGRALRPLSKVVDQVNALNADKLDTRLNLGKNNDEIGQLIKTFNTLLDRIENAFKLQKLFVSGASHELKNPLASITSQLQVSLINERSVDEYKGILGSILEDIKNLNRTTHDLMEYARLNYENVIQLSDLRIDDLLWFSRDYFQRTRPDYKVNIHLDSMPEDANKLLIKGNEALLTIAFTNLIDNACKFSANTTCNVFLLFSKDEDLLVRFTDTGIGLSKEESALVFEPFYRANSTSETKGNGIGLALTKKIIQLHNASISLETAKGKGTSFELSFNHLS